One window of Ralstonia pickettii DTP0602 genomic DNA carries:
- a CDS encoding hypothetical protein (K00517: E1.14.-.-; [EC:1.14.-.-]) — MTAQSLRTLPAPYREYARLRREMPVFHDAEADVWIVSRFDDVRTVLRDHRHFSSCVLGQDSFEIRSPADGSILPNEETLLASDPPRHDALRMHVGRLFAPNRIAACEAAACRELDCVVGKLVQGDRFEIVQDVCKPVVAAVMASVFGLDTRWRACVAQWLQVSGQCNARSRPASLKARFDAMLDEIWRAAVHCPDAGLGTFMAACHRGEVDARHVLDLTVTLLKGGADTTTYLVGNVLALLAEQPCLVSDIRRDAALIPALIEASLRRDSPVQLTVRVTTAEVELAGHRIPANSRVMLLLGSANRDEAVFGSEDEIHLDRRAKSHLAFGAGPHRCPGVALARMQGRVIVQALMTRLPAFRLVPENAREVELRALRGFDRMDAEFLALPQ, encoded by the coding sequence ATGACGGCGCAATCGCTTCGCACATTGCCCGCTCCTTACCGGGAGTACGCCAGGCTGCGGCGAGAGATGCCGGTCTTCCATGATGCTGAAGCCGACGTCTGGATCGTCAGCCGGTTTGATGATGTGCGGACCGTGCTGCGGGATCATCGGCATTTCAGCTCCTGTGTTCTCGGTCAGGACAGTTTTGAGATCCGGTCGCCAGCAGACGGCTCTATCCTGCCGAATGAGGAGACGCTCCTGGCATCCGATCCCCCTCGGCATGATGCATTGCGAATGCACGTCGGACGGCTGTTTGCACCGAACCGGATTGCGGCGTGCGAGGCGGCTGCTTGTCGTGAACTGGATTGCGTTGTCGGGAAGCTTGTGCAGGGCGATCGATTCGAGATAGTGCAGGATGTCTGCAAACCGGTTGTCGCTGCCGTGATGGCCTCGGTCTTCGGCCTCGACACGCGCTGGCGTGCATGCGTCGCACAATGGCTGCAAGTCAGCGGCCAGTGCAATGCGCGTTCCCGGCCCGCATCGCTCAAGGCAAGGTTTGACGCCATGCTCGACGAGATATGGCGCGCCGCGGTGCATTGTCCCGATGCCGGCCTGGGTACTTTCATGGCGGCCTGTCACCGTGGCGAAGTCGATGCTCGGCACGTACTGGACCTGACGGTTACGCTGTTGAAAGGCGGGGCGGATACGACGACTTACCTGGTCGGAAATGTTCTGGCGCTGCTGGCGGAGCAACCCTGCCTGGTGTCCGACATACGCCGCGATGCGGCGTTGATTCCCGCGCTGATCGAGGCATCGCTGCGGCGTGATTCGCCGGTGCAGCTGACGGTCCGGGTGACGACTGCCGAGGTTGAGCTGGCCGGACACCGCATTCCCGCAAACTCGCGCGTGATGCTGTTGCTCGGTTCCGCCAATCGCGACGAGGCAGTGTTCGGAAGCGAGGACGAAATTCATCTTGACCGGAGGGCGAAGTCCCATCTCGCCTTCGGGGCGGGTCCGCATCGATGCCCGGGCGTGGCGCTGGCAAGGATGCAGGGCAGGGTGATTGTTCAGGCGCTGATGACACGGCTACCCGCTTTCAGGTTGGTGCCGGAGAATGCCCGGGAGGTTGAGCTCAGAGCCCTGCGTGGCTTCGATCGCATGGACGCGGAATTCCTGGCTTTGCCGCAGTAA
- a CDS encoding hypothetical protein (K07052: K07052), which yields MISACEAAIDSGVAFLRGRQREWGEFACHKFTNAQLRGEGRLDSSPFATTLVLHALSFVRHASIDEMRSKAIGFLLDEREEPGVWRYWSSRNGAPIDPDLDDTCCASFALRQAGVDAQGLTSNVRCILDNRHGSGLFKTWLRNADADNDVDGAVNANVLLYLGERQETMAARDIVIEAILADREDEASWYYTSPLALYYMVSRACFHGVTGFRTCRDAVIEKTRVYARGASQQPMSVALALCILANYGVPDGGIAAGIGLLLQQQDKKGAWARSAFYRGPEPPVAHSVWWGSEELSTALCVEALARSAVAR from the coding sequence ATGATCAGCGCCTGCGAGGCTGCCATCGACAGTGGCGTCGCCTTCCTGCGCGGACGGCAGCGCGAGTGGGGCGAGTTTGCCTGCCACAAGTTCACCAATGCGCAATTGCGCGGGGAGGGTCGCCTCGATTCCTCGCCGTTCGCCACGACGCTGGTGCTGCACGCGTTGAGCTTCGTCAGGCACGCCTCGATTGATGAGATGCGATCGAAGGCGATCGGCTTCCTGCTCGATGAACGGGAAGAGCCGGGCGTCTGGCGCTACTGGTCCTCCCGTAACGGCGCACCCATCGACCCCGATCTCGATGACACCTGCTGCGCTTCCTTTGCACTGAGGCAGGCGGGCGTCGACGCGCAAGGGCTGACGTCCAATGTCCGCTGCATTCTTGACAACCGCCATGGCAGCGGCCTGTTCAAGACGTGGCTGCGCAACGCCGACGCCGACAACGATGTCGACGGCGCGGTGAATGCGAATGTCCTGCTGTATCTCGGCGAACGTCAGGAGACGATGGCGGCGCGCGATATCGTCATCGAAGCCATCCTTGCGGATCGCGAAGATGAGGCATCGTGGTACTACACCAGCCCCTTGGCCCTCTACTACATGGTGTCCAGGGCATGCTTCCACGGCGTGACGGGCTTCCGCACATGCCGTGATGCGGTGATTGAAAAGACAAGGGTCTACGCGCGCGGTGCCTCCCAACAGCCGATGTCCGTAGCGCTTGCACTCTGCATCCTGGCGAACTACGGCGTGCCGGACGGGGGTATCGCGGCAGGTATCGGATTGCTCCTCCAGCAGCAAGACAAAAAGGGCGCATGGGCGAGATCGGCATTCTACAGAGGGCCTGAACCACCGGTAGCGCATTCGGTCTGGTGGGGCTCGGAAGAACTCAGCACGGCGCTGTGCGTCGAGGCGCTTGCACGCTCGGCGGTGGCACGATGA